The sequence CTCGAGGCGATCGCCATGCCGACGCCGCGCCACGATCGCGTGCTCCCCGGCATCGCGGCCACGCCGATGCTCGACCCCGACGTGGCCGTGCGCTCGCTCGGCGTGCGCCGCGCCGCGCTCGAAGCCGACCTCGCCGGCATCGACGCGGCGCGCCGCGCGCTCGGTGAGCCGCCCGCCCCCGCCGAGATGTTGTTCGACTACGGCGACAGCATGATCCGCGCCGAGCTCGCGTGGATCGAGCGGACCATCGAGGCGGTACGCGGCGAGGCGGTACGCGGCGAGGCGGTGCGCGGCGAGGCGGTGCGCGGCGAGGCAGGCGACGCCGAGGCATCCGCATCTCTTGGAACGACCCGACCCGAAGGAGCCCCGATGTCCGTCATGAAACCGGCGACCGGCGAGAAATACGACGTCAAGCGCGTGCACAAGGCGCTCTACGCCCCGTCCGCGAAGGACTTCGTCCTCGTCGACGTGCCGCCCATGCGCTACCTCGCCGTCGACGGGCACGGCGACCCGAACACCGAGCCCGCCTACGCGCGCGCCGTCGAGGCGTTGTACGGCACGGCGTACACGCTGAAGTTCCGCAGCAAGAAGGAGCTGGGCCGCGACCTCGCGGTCGCGCCGCTCGAGGGGCTGTGGCGGGCGGATGACCCGGCCGCGTTCGCCGCCCGCGACAAGCGCGCCTGGAGCTGGACGATGCTCATCGCGCAGCCCGACTGGATCGACGAGTCGCTCGTGGCGGAGGCCGTCACGGCGGTGCGCGCCAAGGCGAAGGGCGAGGCCGCGAACCCCGCGCTCGACCTGGTGCGGCTCGTCGAGCTGCACGAGGGGCGGTCGGCGCAGATCCTGCACGTCGGCTCGTACGACGACGAGACGCCGACGCTCGCGCGCCTGCACGACGAGTGGATGCCGCAGCACGGCCTCACGTTCAACGGCGACCACCACGAGATCTACCTCAGCGACCCCCGCCGCACCGCACCCGAGAAGCTCAAGACGATCCTGCGCCAGCCCGTCCGCGACGCCTGACTTCGACACCCGACGGGCGCATCCCCGGGCGAACCGGGGTACGGTCGAGTATGGGTGGGAAGGCACGTTCCGGAACCGCCGGCCGCTGGCGACTGCGCAGTCGGTCGAAGCGGTCGCACGACGACCTGCCAGCTTGGACGGTCGCGCTCGCCGAAGGCGAGGACGAGGGCTTCTTCGGCCCCGGCAGCGCGGTCTGGGCGGTGAACGGGTCGCTGCCGACGCTCGTCGCGGGGATCCGCGCGCTCCTCTTGCAGACCCTGCATCCGGGCGCGATGGCGGGCGTGCACGACTGGTCGCGCTACCACGAGGACCCGCTCGGCCGGCTCGACGGCACCATCCGATGGGTCGCGACGACGACGTTCGGCGACCGGAAGGCCGCGACCGCGGCATCCGCGCATGTCGCGCGGCTGCACGAGCGGGTGGCCGGCACCTACACGGATGCCTCGGGCGCGGAGCGCCCCTACTCCGCGAGCGATCAAGAGCTCCTGCGCTGGGTGCATGACGCCTTCACGGAGGCGTTCCTCGGCGCGCACGAGGTGTGGGGCGGGCCCATCCCCGGCGGCCCTGACGCCTACGTGCGCGAATGGGCGCAGGCCGGACGACTCATGGGTGTGGACGATCCGCCGACGAGCGTCGCCGATCTGCACGCCGAGCTCGCCGGGTTCCTCGCCGAGGCGAAGGTCGACGACCGCGTGCTGCAGGCCGTGCGGTGGCTGCGTCGCCCGGGACTCCCCGGGCTGACGGGGTTCGCGTATCCGATCCTGTTCGGTGGCGCGGTCGCGTCGCTGCCCCGGAGCATCCGCACCTTGCTCGGTCTGCGCCGCCCCTGGTGGCCGGCGATCACGCTCACCCGGCTCGCCCTCGCGATCGCGGCGCGCGTGCTCGGATCCGACTCGCCCAGCGAGCGCAACGCCCGAGCCCGCATCGCCCGCCTCGAGGCGCAGCAGGGCTTCGGCCGCGCCGCGTGACCCCGAGGCCGCCTGCCCGCCCTACGACTCCCGCGCGCGTCAGCGTCGCGACAGCAGCGAGGTCACCCGCAGGCGGCCCGAGTGGATCCAGACGTCCGAGTACTCGACCGGGCGGTCGTCGGCGAGGTATGTGACCTGCTCGAGGTACTGCACGGGCGAGCCCGGGTCGAGGTGGAGCAGGCCGGCCACGTCGCCGTCAGCCGCCTCGGCACTGAACGTGCGGCGCGCGGTCGCGATCTTGAGCCCGTACGCGCCCTCGAGGGTGCCGAACAGGCTCGCCTCGGCGAAATCGACGCCCTCGATGCCCGGCGCGAAATCGGTGCGCACGTAGTTGTAGAGCAAAACGACGGGCCCCTGCTCGGTC is a genomic window of Agromyces protaetiae containing:
- a CDS encoding GyrI-like domain-containing protein, which translates into the protein MLTDAELALMGLLAEQPSHGYDLERIIQERGVRNWTSIGHSSIYYLLRKLAARGLLEVRGPKPAPRSRAVYHLTEQGERTMRQAALEAIAMPTPRHDRVLPGIAATPMLDPDVAVRSLGVRRAALEADLAGIDAARRALGEPPAPAEMLFDYGDSMIRAELAWIERTIEAVRGEAVRGEAVRGEAVRGEAGDAEASASLGTTRPEGAPMSVMKPATGEKYDVKRVHKALYAPSAKDFVLVDVPPMRYLAVDGHGDPNTEPAYARAVEALYGTAYTLKFRSKKELGRDLAVAPLEGLWRADDPAAFAARDKRAWSWTMLIAQPDWIDESLVAEAVTAVRAKAKGEAANPALDLVRLVELHEGRSAQILHVGSYDDETPTLARLHDEWMPQHGLTFNGDHHEIYLSDPRRTAPEKLKTILRQPVRDA
- a CDS encoding oxygenase MpaB family protein, producing MGGKARSGTAGRWRLRSRSKRSHDDLPAWTVALAEGEDEGFFGPGSAVWAVNGSLPTLVAGIRALLLQTLHPGAMAGVHDWSRYHEDPLGRLDGTIRWVATTTFGDRKAATAASAHVARLHERVAGTYTDASGAERPYSASDQELLRWVHDAFTEAFLGAHEVWGGPIPGGPDAYVREWAQAGRLMGVDDPPTSVADLHAELAGFLAEAKVDDRVLQAVRWLRRPGLPGLTGFAYPILFGGAVASLPRSIRTLLGLRRPWWPAITLTRLALAIAARVLGSDSPSERNARARIARLEAQQGFGRAA